GAGAGCCGATTCCGCCACCGTCATCGACCAGCGAACTCGTTGAAGTCCAAGCCGCATAACCCATAAGGTTTGATCTGATCGGGAAATAGAAAATAGAGCTCACAAGGCCTTGGTTCCGGTCAGAATCAAACCAATGTTCAAGAGGCCCGTGTTCAGAGGGGGCTGTTATAGGGGGATTGCTTTGGCACGGTCTTTGGAACAGGCGGGCTGAGGAAAGGCTTTTGATCGACGAAGCCATCGATGGTAGACGGCCCCAATTACGCTCGATGCGGTAAATTGGAGATATCATTGTTGAGATTGATCCTGTCCAAAATGGTCGAGTATATATTTTTCATGTTCAAAGGCCGCAGCAATGGTATCCAACAAAATCTGTAGCATTTTGCGGCATAACCCTTTGATCGATGCAAATCGGTAAAGCGATGATTCCTACCCACTGTCGTGGTTTGGCATCTGGTACGGCAGCACTGAATAGATGTAATTCAAAGCTTCCCCACACGCCGGGCAACAAAGTACCTTTATGTCGGGTGCTTCCGGTTTTGGCTCGCAATCCACGACATCAAATCCATGCATCAGCTCAATGGATGCCCGGATATGATCCATCGGAATGGCACTGCACCCGTTTTTTATGGTTATGGAAAACCCTGGGAAGAGATATCCTTTTCCCATCGCAAATGGGATTGCAAAATGACCAGACATGAAGTCTGTCAGAATTTAAGGAATCGGCCTTGGAGTGTGGCAACTGCCGCAAAGCGGCTTACTTGAACCCAGCAGGAGAAAGGAACCGTGGTTATCATTTCTTTAAGAGAATATGAATACCTTGTTTCCGATAAACCCGACTTTGTGTCTGACAGTCTCTCTGAGTGGCCCGATAGCCTGAAATGACAGAAACTTAAGAAAAAGAAATGCTCGTATAATAATCATTCATAGGTTATAGACCCTGGCAAGGGCAAACTGCATATGGTGAGAAATGTTATCCTGTTGGCCTGAGGTCGCTATTCTCAATTTTTGAAAGAGAGCTTCGTATGATGATTACCAGGAGAAGATTTATTCGAACCATGGGGAGCGTGTGCCTTCTCTATCTTTCTTCCGATCTATCGCGAGGTCTTATTTTTGCGCCAGAACCAGAAGCTTCAAGTGAAACAGGTCGGAAAAGCCATGAAATATCAGCGGCTTTCTTAGGTACAGGAGTTATGGGGGTAAGAATTGCAACTCATCTACGATCTCGAAGTGTTTCATCAACAAATACTGGCAATGACTTAGGCATCTATCATTTGACAGATTTCATGTCGAATAGCAGGAAATTATCCTTGGATAGTTACCCTATCATTTTTTTCGCAGGGAAAATAGATGATCCAGACTTCTGGGTTGGGCGGGAATTGGCAATTTCTGCGAATCCGAGTTTGCTTGTAACAATTGTGGATAACGCTGCTATATTCGGAACTGTGCCCACCATACCATTGCAAAATGAATCTTGGGTTTATGTTACAGAAAATGATTTATCGATACCTAAACGGCGAGATCATTGAAGATTATCCGTCTGGCAAGCCCTATCCGAGTTGCCTGATCTATGGTGGCAGTTTTGCTGGAGAGCTGATTCACAGTGTTGGGGCTTACAATTCCGAAACACAATGGGCTGTGCTGGTCACTGTGTACCGACCTGACCCCGATCGATGGATTGACTGGCGCATCAGGAGAAAGAGATGAGACCTTTTGAAAAGTGTCCTGTCTGTGGTGGCGAGTTGGTTGAAAAGGACGTAGAAAAAATGAAATACAAAAAAAAGAATGTTCTTTTTTGGCAGAGTCCCTTACCTTCAAATTCACCTCAACGGACATTCAATTCATATTCCTTTATTAGTATTTTCTTGGGTGTGTTTCTGATTTTTTCTTTGGGAGGTTGTCCGAGAGGAACTGTTGCAGAAAAAATAGAAAAAGGAGATCAATCTATGGAGCCAGAGTTAATCGTTCAACCACAA
This DNA window, taken from Desulfatirhabdium butyrativorans DSM 18734, encodes the following:
- a CDS encoding DUF4258 domain-containing protein; the protein is MIYRYLNGEIIEDYPSGKPYPSCLIYGGSFAGELIHSVGAYNSETQWAVLVTVYRPDPDRWIDWRIRRKR